ggcgggcggcgatGGCGgcgcggcggtggcgggggACGGCGGCGCCGATGGCGGTGCCGATGGCGGTGAAGGCCCGGCCCTGTCGGCGGCCCCGGGTCGCGCCCAGGTGTTCACCACCGTGGTGGACACATTCCTGGAGAAGCTGGTGGCCGCCGGGAGGTgaggcgggagcggggcgggatcCCTGAGCCCGGTCCCAGCCCTGCCGTGACCATGGGCCCACCCGGCTCTGAGCCTGGCCCTGACCCCGGCCCCATCTCTAACCCTCCCTCCGACTCCACCGTGACCCCAGTCCTGATCCTGCCCCCCTCGGTCTTGCAGCTACCAGAGGTTTGTCAACTGCTACCGCTGCTTCTAcaagctgcagccccagctgacCCGGAGCATTTACGATCAGTTCATCTCCCAGCTACAGGCGTCCATAAAGGTGAACGGGGGAGCCACCCGGCTGCCTGGGGGGCTGCTTAGAGGGGCTAAAGGAGATTCAAAACCCTGTAAAAAAAGTGCTGAACAGGTTGATATTAAGGGCAGCAAATACATTTCCTAAATGGCAAAAGCAGAAAGCTGCGGGTGCTCTCCAGATCTCAGTGTCTTCCCCAGAAAGAGCTGTAGAATCATTCAGGTTCGAAAACACTGCTAGGACTGTCGAGTCCAGGcatttccccagcactgccaaggccactaCTAAACcgtgtccctaagtgccacatccacacatctgtTAAATGCCCTCAGGGATGGCGATTCTCAGAGCGTAGGCCCTGCATCCAGGACAAAGCTGgaaggactttggacaaggacctggagggacagggcaagggggaatggcttcccactgccagagagcagggataggtgggatattgggaagaaattcttccctgtcagGGTGGTGAGGTGCTGgcgcaggttgcccagagaagctgtggctgccccatccctggaagtgttcaaggccaggttggacggggcttggagcagcctgggttAGTGGAAGGTGGAACGAGATGggttttaaggtctcttccaacccaaacaattccctGATTTCGTGACCAGCGAGGGCTCACAAGCAGAGTGGTGCCTGTGTTTGTTCATTTTGGGTCTTGCTGAATCCCTGTCGTGTCCTTCCTTTGCAGGAGGAGATCCAGGAAGTGAAAAATGAAGGGAATCTAGAGGGACTCTTTAGTTCATTGGATAAGGTTGTGGAGGAGGCAAAGGACCGGGAAGAGCCAGCATGGTATGGATGGCCAGGGGCAGGGGTCATGTTCCTGCAAGGGCAACACCCTGGGTGATGTTTGGGTGCCCTCTTGGCCTCATGCTGCAAGGGAGGGTCTGAAAGCTGCTGTATCTTTACAGCAATGTCACTGGGTGTCACTGGGCCTGAAACCCACAAAAATCAGTTTAATCTGTGCATCTCTGGGTCCGGGATCCATTTCCATTCGCTCCCTTAGTGCAGGGAAGTCAGTGCCACTGAGATGGGGGGACGAGCCAGTTCTGACCAGTCTGCTGGGCAGAGCTTCTGTCCAACGTCAGAgctgccctgggtgctcttTGTGTTCCTGCCTTAGGGCCTCAGCAGATGCTGCAGGTGCTGTTTGGCCACCTGGGAGACAGACAGGGGACTGTAACCAGAAACACCAAGattttgtgtttctgtgctgAGGGGGCGAATGACATCCTGCCTGCTCCAGGCTTCCACTTACAGCCAGATTTGAGGAAGGGCTTCCTGTTCCCTCCAGCAGGGCTCCTGCTCTGGCTCTCCTCAGTTCCCTGTGCCAGAGGAAACTGGGGGAGCCGCAGAGCTGATCCCACCTGGCAGCAGTTCAGCACCtgatggggctgtgtgggactgTGTGGGACTGTGTGGGGTTGTGTGGGACTATGTGGGGCTGTATGGGACTatatggggctgtgtgggactaTATGGGACtatgtggggctgtgtgggactatgtggggctgtgtgggactaTGTGGGGCTGTATGGGACTGTGTGGGACTGTGTGggactgtgtggggctgtgtgggactgtgtgggactgtgtgggactgtgtggggctgtgtgggactaTATGggactgtgtggggctgtgtgggactatgtggggctgtgtggggctgtgtgggactaTATGGGACTGTGTGGGACTATATGGGACTGTGTGGGACTATATGggactgtgtggggctgtgtgggactatgtgggactgtgtggggctgtgtgggactaTATGGGACTGTGTGGGACTATATGGGACTGTGTGGGACTATGTGGGGCTGTATGGGACTatatggggctgtgtggggctgtgtgggactgtgtggggctgtgtgggactatgtggggctgtgtgggactgtgtggggctgtgtgggactaTATGGGACTGTGTGGGACtgtatggggctgtgtggggctgtgtgggactgTGTGGGACTATATGggactgtgtggggctgtgtgggactatgtggggctgtgtggggctgtgtggggctgtgtgggactatgtggggctgtgtggggctgtgtgggactgtgtggggctgtgtgggactgtgtggggctgtgtgggactgTGTGGGACTATGTGggactgtgtggggctgtgtggggctgtgtgggactgtgtggggctgtgtgggactgtgtggggctgtgtgggactgTGTGGGACTATATGggactgtgtggggctgtgtggggctgtgtggggctgtgtgggactgtatggggctgtgtgggactgtgtggggctgtgtgggactgTGTGGGACTATATGGGACTGTGTGGGACTATATGGGACTGTGTGGGACTATATGGGACtgtatggggctgtgtgggactgTGTGGGACTATGTGGGactgtggggctgtgtggggctgtgtgggactaTATGggactgtgtggggctgtgtgggactatgtggggctgtgtggggctgtgtggggctgtgtgggactatgtgggactgtgtggggctgtgtgggactgtgtggggctgtgtgggactaTATGGGACtatgtggggctgtgtgggactaTGTGGGACtgtatggggctgtgtggggctgtgtgggactgtgtggggctgtgtgggactgTGTGGGACTATGTGGGACTGTGTGGGACTATATGGGACTGTGTGGGACTATATGGGactgtggggctgtgtggggctgtgtgggactaTATGggactgtgtggggctgtgtgggactgTGTGGGACTATGTGGGactgtggggctgtgtggggctgtgtgggactaTATGggactgtgtggggctgtgtgggactaTGTGGGGCtgtatggggctgtgtggggctgtgtgggactgtgtgggactgtgtgggactgtgtggggctgtgtgggactaTGTGGGACTGTGTGGGACTATATGGGACTGTGCGGGACTatatggggctgtgtggggctgtgtggggctgtgtgggactatgtggggctgtgtggggctgtgtgggactatgtggggctgtgtgggggcTGTGTGGGACTATATGggactgtgtggggctgtgtgggactgtatggggctgtgtgggactatgtggggctgtgtgggactgTGTGGGACTATATGGGACTGTGTGGGACtgtatggggctgtgtggggctgtgtgggactgtgtggggctgtgtggggctatgtggggctgtgtgggggctgtatggggctgtgtgggactgTGTGGGACTGTGTGGGACTGTGtgaggctgtgtggggctgtgtggggctgtgtgggactgTGTGGGACTATGTGGGACTATGTGggactgtgtggggctgtgtgggactgtgtggggctgtgtggggctgtgtggggctgtgtggggctgtgtgggggctgtatggggctgtgtggggctgtgtgggggctgtatggggctgtgtggggctgtgtgggggctgtatggggctgtgtgggactgTGTGGGACTGTGtgaggctgtgtggggctgtgtgggactgtgtggggctgtgtgggactaTATGggactgtgtggggctgtgtgggactgTGTGGGACTATGTGGGACTATGTGggactgtgtggggctgtgtgggactgtgtggggctgtgtgggactaTGTGGGACTATGTGAGGCTGTGTGggactgtgtggggctgtgtggggctgtgtgggactgtgtgggactgtgtgggactgtgtggggctgtgtggggctgtgtggggctgtgtgggactaTGTGGGACTATGtgaggctgtgtggggctgtgtggggctgtgtggggctgtgtgggactgtgtgggactgtgtgggactgtgtggggctgtgtggggctgtgtggggctgtgtgggactaTGTGGGACTATGtgaggctgtgtggggctgtgtgggactgtgtgggactgtgtggggctgtgtggggctgtgtgggactgTGTGGGACTATGTGAGGCTGTGTGggactgtgtggggctgtgtggggctgtgtgggactgtgtggggctgtgtggggctgtgtggggctgtgtgggactgtgtgggactgtgtgggactgtgtggggctgtgtgggactgtgtggggctgtgtgggggctgtgtggggctgtgtggggctgtgtggggctggtgCCGGGCGGGATCCCGGCCCTCCGGCTGCTCCATGTCCTGCCGTGTCCAGGCGGCCCAGCGGGATCCCCGAGCAGGACGTCCGCAGCACCTTGGTGCCCTACTTGCTGAA
The nucleotide sequence above comes from Aphelocoma coerulescens isolate FSJ_1873_10779 chromosome 25, UR_Acoe_1.0, whole genome shotgun sequence. Encoded proteins:
- the PMF1 gene encoding polyamine-modulated factor 1; the encoded protein is MAAAGGDGGAAVAGDGGADGGADGGEGPALSAAPGRAQVFTTVVDTFLEKLVAAGSYQRFVNCYRCFYKLQPQLTRSIYDQFISQLQASIKEEIQEVKNEGNLEGLFSSLDKVVEEAKDREEPAWRPSGIPEQDVRSTLVPYLLKQRSYLRRVLREKEEENRKVAESVLMGRDRIVELQQLIQARQQAWQAISKEQRELVMTFQEPQ